TAGGACCTTCTTCAATAAGTGTAGCCAAAAGACCTTCTGCAAAGCGGTCCTGTACTTTTGCATCAACCGGATATGTCAGATATTGCTCCATTACATGGACGAATGAATCAACAATTCCATTGGCAATCTGCTTTTCTGGCAGAGAGTATGTATAAACAGGATCAAGAATGGAAAACTTTGGAAATAGTGCCGGGCCAAAAAACGGCAGTTTCGTTTGAGTTGATTTTTTTGTTATTACTGCGCCTCCATTCATTTCTGAACCGCTTGCAGGGAGGGTCAGTATAACTCCAATTGGCAAAGCAGAGGTTACTGAACGATTATCAGTCAAAAGCTTCCAGGGGTCATCAAGATCATATTTTGCTGCTGCTGCAATAAACTTTGTTCCATCAATTACAGAACCACCGCCAACAGCGAGGAGAAAATCAAACCCTTCATTTTTTACTATTTCAACAGCCTTCATGAGTGTCTCATATGAGGGATTTGGTTCAACTCCAGAAAACTCTCCTATTGTATGTTCCTTGAGATGTTCTTTAACAGAATCAAGAAGGCCAGTCTGTTTGACGCTTCCTCCACCATAAATAATCAGAACCTTATGATTTTTTGATATTTCTTTTGAAAGCTTTCTGATCTCCCCTTTGCCAAAAATAATTTTTGTGGGGTTTACAAACTGAAAATTATTCATGACTACTGCTCCTTCCTGAATATTTATTAAACTCATAAAATAAACCGAATGGTATATTTTTAGTGAAAAAAATTTACGCTTTCATTTTTTCAATCATTGAGACCAGGTATTTTGATGCATCATCTATATATTTTCGATCATTCATAACTTTAGAAAGCATTATTGCTCCCTCAACCAGAGAGATGAATATGCTTGAAAATGCCGTAAGCTCGTCGCATAATCTTAGCTCACCTTTTTTAATACCTTCATCAATGATTTTTGTTATGGAATTCTGCCACATA
This portion of the Desulforegula conservatrix Mb1Pa genome encodes:
- a CDS encoding iron-containing alcohol dehydrogenase, with amino-acid sequence MSLINIQEGAVVMNNFQFVNPTKIIFGKGEIRKLSKEISKNHKVLIIYGGGSVKQTGLLDSVKEHLKEHTIGEFSGVEPNPSYETLMKAVEIVKNEGFDFLLAVGGGSVIDGTKFIAAAAKYDLDDPWKLLTDNRSVTSALPIGVILTLPASGSEMNGGAVITKKSTQTKLPFFGPALFPKFSILDPVYTYSLPEKQIANGIVDSFVHVMEQYLTYPVDAKVQDRFAEGLLATLIEEGPKALADKENYNVRANIMWTATLAYNGLIGSGVPQDWSTHIIGHEITALFGIDHAQTLAVVYPAMLEVMKDEKKDKLLQYGKRIWDIDPSLPKEKRLSLAIEKTSDFFVGMGLKRRLSELDLGSDAIDQIVKGLADHGMVKLGEKGLVTPDIARKVLEQSL